A region from the uncultured Macellibacteroides sp. genome encodes:
- a CDS encoding glycerol-3-phosphate dehydrogenase/oxidase, producing the protein MKRNALLHQLITHDDVFDFIVIGGGATGLGVALDAATRGASVALFEQDDFTKGTSSRSTKLVHGGVRYLAQGDLSLVLEALRERGLLRKNAPHLVKNQTFLIPCYRWWEGAFYTIGLILYDLMAANLGLGRSFCIGPKRAVKTIPMLRKKGMKAGVIYHDGQFDDSRLAVNIAQTAVDAGACLLNYMKVTELIKQDGKVCGVKVMDMESGLSHIVRSKTIINATGVFADDILQMDEPGKKPTVQPSQGVHLVLDSSFLQSNCAIMIPKTADGRVLFAVPWHDKIVVGTTDTVMKHAALEPVALEEEIDFILSTAGQYLTRPPQRKDVLSVFAGLRPLAAPRSHDKKTKEISRSHKLIVEKSGLITIIGGKWTTYRKMAQDTIDLAYTKMHMKVPECVTESYSIHGSKTNPDYNDPLYVYGSDAEEIRSLIASSPVMGEKLHPDYAYTAGEVIWIVRNEMALSLEDVLARRLRILFLDAYAAIAMAPRTAQLIASERDKDQDWINNQLELFNSMASNYILK; encoded by the coding sequence ATGAAAAGGAATGCGCTGTTACATCAGCTAATCACTCATGACGATGTTTTCGACTTTATAGTAATTGGAGGTGGTGCAACAGGTCTGGGTGTTGCATTGGATGCTGCAACCCGTGGAGCAAGTGTCGCTTTGTTCGAGCAAGACGATTTTACGAAAGGAACTTCCAGCCGAAGCACTAAATTGGTTCATGGTGGCGTTCGCTATTTAGCTCAAGGGGATCTTTCATTGGTTTTGGAGGCTTTACGCGAAAGAGGTTTACTAAGGAAAAATGCCCCTCATCTTGTCAAAAATCAAACTTTTTTAATTCCGTGTTACAGGTGGTGGGAAGGTGCCTTTTATACCATTGGACTCATATTATATGATTTAATGGCTGCAAACTTAGGTCTAGGCCGGTCTTTTTGCATAGGGCCGAAGCGCGCTGTAAAAACAATTCCGATGTTACGTAAAAAAGGAATGAAAGCCGGCGTTATATATCACGATGGTCAGTTTGATGATTCACGATTGGCTGTAAATATAGCCCAGACCGCTGTAGACGCGGGTGCTTGTTTGCTTAATTACATGAAGGTAACAGAATTGATTAAGCAGGATGGGAAGGTTTGTGGTGTAAAAGTGATGGATATGGAATCAGGTTTGAGCCATATAGTCAGATCAAAAACGATAATTAATGCTACAGGCGTTTTTGCCGACGATATCTTGCAAATGGATGAACCAGGTAAAAAGCCCACTGTACAACCTAGTCAGGGAGTTCATTTAGTTTTGGATTCTTCTTTCCTTCAAAGTAACTGCGCTATAATGATACCTAAAACAGCCGATGGCAGAGTACTCTTTGCAGTTCCATGGCATGATAAAATAGTGGTTGGAACAACAGATACGGTGATGAAGCATGCGGCATTAGAGCCAGTCGCATTGGAAGAGGAAATCGATTTTATTCTTTCAACGGCAGGGCAGTATTTAACCAGACCTCCACAGCGAAAAGATGTTTTGTCTGTTTTTGCAGGACTCAGACCTTTGGCTGCGCCGCGTAGTCACGATAAAAAAACAAAAGAAATTTCAAGGAGTCATAAACTGATTGTTGAAAAATCGGGGTTGATAACAATTATAGGCGGAAAATGGACTACATATCGGAAAATGGCTCAAGATACAATTGATCTTGCCTATACCAAAATGCATATGAAGGTGCCTGAATGTGTAACCGAATCTTATTCCATCCATGGTAGTAAAACAAATCCCGACTATAATGATCCATTGTATGTGTATGGATCTGATGCCGAAGAAATACGATCCCTTATTGCTTCTTCTCCAGTTATGGGAGAAAAGCTTCATCCTGATTATGCCTATACAGCAGGCGAAGTTATATGGATAGTACGAAATGAAATGGCACTTTCGCTGGAAGATGTGCTTGCCAGGAGACTACGTATCTTGTTTTTAGATGCTTATGCAGCAATAGCTATGGCACCTCGGACTGCCCAATTGATTGCTTCAGAAAGAGATAAAGATCAGGATTGGATTAATAATCAGCTTGAGCTTTTCAACTCAATGGCTTCCAATTATATTTTGAAATAA